tctccacCACTCAGGCTCCTTACTGCTGGACAGTTTGAAGGAGCACATCTCAACGACAGCCCAGGATCACTGTAAGGCGATCTACCTACACGTCCTCACCACCAACAACACTGCCATCCACTTCTATGAGAACAGGGACTTCAGGCAGCACCACTACCTGCCCTACTACTACTCAATACGAGGCGTCCTCAAAGATGGATTCACATACGTGCTCTACATCAACGGGGGTCACCCGCCCTGGACAATATTATATCCTTTTGTGAGAGCAGGGAGACTACACTTATTTACTGTTGTGTTGAGCTGCtttttgattgatttctttATGCCAACCCTCATTGGTTTGCAAGACACCAATACACTAACATTGCAGCAATACGTCCAAAACACAAATTATTCTGCTGCTCCGTCCTTAAACTAAATATGTTGCCTTTTATCCCGGGACTGGCAAAGAAATTCTGCCATGAAAAGGTTCCTCTTCTAAAACATAACTCTAATTTTTCATGGTCATCcaaccaaaagaaatcaaaataaacagaggaCATCTGACTGAATAGTTCCTCCCTGATATCTTCATCTAcaggacagtaaaacataaaatgaagctCATTCTCAGCTTCACCtaaattacacagcaaacaaactCTGTCCTTCTCTGGAGCAGCATTAAACCTCCCAGTCTCTAAAGCTGATGGTTCCTGAGTGTAACTGTGCACAGAGGGATCTCTGTGTTTTCCTTAAATTATATTTCACATTAGGTTCCACACTGTATCTGTCCTTTATAAGACAATAAGGTTGTAATTTTGCTTTATACCAAATATCAACAGACCATTTTTCTCTAAACCTAAGAAATATATTAGTTCTCATCTCCTGAATATCACAGAGTAGCCTATTATGAAAAATACCATAATGTTTggactattgagcgcacctgaatataagccgcacccgctaaatttaaaaagaaaaaaaaattgtacatatataggCCACATATGTCAGTAAGCTGCAGGTGTCCAcattgtaacatgagatatttacacagaaagatttttttacttttaaataaatgcttttttctgaacagtgcctgtaacacggcagTGCATCTGCATGGTGGAAACACCTCGGCTGTCTGCTCTGCGTGTGTTCATCCAGCCTTCAAGAACGTTTTCAAGTTCGGGCCATCTGCTTTTATTACCTCTGAAAGCTTTCGTCATCTTTTTGCATTGAGTCAGTTCTTCACGCTGCCGACTCCAATGTCTCACCATcgattcattgatgccaagcttACAGCCAGATcgattgcctttaacttaaaagctgcatcatatgcatttctttgtgtgttttccatgatgagggtgtgtgcatgaagcgcaaaataattgatttgaagaatttagtgtgagtgtgtttgatttaatttgaacagtttcattggtccactgtgacctgctcagtaatttcattggtctgatgtgacgaggctaaacgtATTGGTGGCATGAAGCTCGTTAGCCtgaaaaaatctataaattacCCGCATCATTGTTTAAGCTacagggttcaaagcgtgagaaaaaagtagcggcttatagtccaGAAATTCTggtaaatgatgattttacttGGGATCTGTGCTCCAGTGAGAGTGAGAGCCTTCTTGTATTTCCAAACAGCTGACCTGACATGTCCAGGTGTAAATGTTGTCACATTTTCCTTAACATCCCGTTCCACTGACTATATCCAGCACATCGGTTCCGCCCTGGCCAGCCTGAGCCCCTGCTCCATCCCTCAGCGGCTGTACCGTCAGGCCCAGTCCCTGCTGCGCTCTCTGCTCCCCTGGTCCAACATCGCCTCCAAGACCGGCATACAGTACAGCAGAACAATGTGACGCCACACGGTGGGTGGTAGTTATAGCGACAAGAGTTACACTTTTGTCCTGTCTAGCTTCAAACATCTCTAGATGTCTGatttcttctgttatttttcagGAGCGCAGCTGTTCTGATTTTTGTCAGTCTTCCCCTGTACACACCAAGATGTACACGAACACTCATTCTCAGTCTTGTACAGCTTTCCACACTCTGTGTGACACAGGACTCAGGTTCCACCTGCGTTTGACCCTTCACATTTCCAGAATATTACTCTCGATGAAATCCACATTTAAGCACTGTTCACAGGATTCGGGTTTGCAGGGTTGTTGCTTTGCAACATCATTAAAGTGCAATGTTGTGTTCACACTGATAGGGGGTGTGATCTGGGAAAACCACAGGATTTTTTTAGTTATTCAGTTTCTATACTAgtccataaataaataaatacatatatatatatctatatatatcacACTATCTCATAGTTAGTCTTATTGTAACCTGTGTTCACCCAGTCATTCCAGAGCCGAGCCGAGCCGTGCCAGACCCGCTATCAGGCCAGTCAGAGCAGAGCGGAGCACCTGGTTCACATATGCTgatccacacacacaaatggcaAACACAGGTTGTAGTTTTGGTGTGAAAGGGGTTTAATAGACACACTGGGAATCGTACGGAGACTTAAGGTTCAACCCTGCCTATCTTTGTCTCCCTTCATCCTGTCCACTACTGTCAGAGACGATGTATACTGtttgtatattatatatactaAGCTAATATATAAATTCTCTACATGTATGTCTATTCTATGCTGTTCGTAGGCCTAGTTTTAAGATAACCCATCCTTGTCCCTTTTCTGAGTATAGACTGAATTCAGAGTCAATTCCAGTTTGTAAAATAGACACTAAAGAACAAATTCAGCTTCAGTGGCCTGTGAATCTAGAGATGAGTTAATAGGCAATAGGTTCAGATAGAGCTAATTATACACTGAAAACTTTGAGGCATGAAGTAGAGAGGTCATTTATTCAGTAGCGGCTGGAATTTTCCTTTTCAACATTCATGAAACCATCCCTTTGTTCTGTGCATTAACTCAACTAGTGACTGTACATGAGTAGAGAAAGACCAACATGTTGCAGTAAACCACTGGGTCAGTGCTCACTGCAACACAACATTTACAGACAGCTCATGTTATGTAGTACTTATTGAAAGTCTAAAAATATGGTCTGAACTTCAAACAAAGCAGCCTTTCTAAGCTGTTTCCAATGTTGCCCATGTATAATTCTTCCAAGAGGAAAGGAGAAGTGCTTGGCTCCTTATTTTAGAGGTTTTAATGGTAACTGGCTGCAGTCctgtgtgtctgctgctctctggctgTAATATTGCTGCTAATGTAGAGAAATGTCCATTTGTTTGTccagattttaaaatattggCCCAGATTAGATTTTTATGCCGGCCTGTAGATGAAATTAGAAAGTAATGTTCCAAATGCAAACATCAGCCACCTCGTGTGCCTGCGTGCATGCaggcgtgtgtgtctgtgtgagcgTCTATATGCACACAGGGTCCGAAAGTAGCACCTAGTAAGTGCCAAATGTTAGCGAGATCTGTTCACGGAAGACCGATGGTGTTGATGGTAACTTTGTCAGAGAGCAACGTTGTAGTTTATCAATTTTATCGCATTTTGTTTGACTTGGTTTTTTTGCATCCAATGTATCAGTCTGTGAGCAAATGTTAGATTTTATACATGACATAGCTCTGAAAATGTAAGGGTGACTGTGAAAGCTGCATATTCATTGTTAAAAGGGAGAACATTTCTCACTTTACCAGCCCTGGAAAGGTGATTCAAATGAAAATTTCAGACATTGTATATGCAAtaaattagtttcatttgggTGATTGTAAAGACTGAGTCAGTCTGACTGCCCTGTACGACTATTTTACATTGTTCtaacattttcattgtgattgtCATAAACCTGAGCCTTGTTTTCATTCCCAATATGCCATTGTTTCAACAGTTTGTGACTCAGTGTTGCACTTCTACACATTTCTTAGGACTTGAAAGAGACAGATTAAAGAAATGGTCAAAATCAAATCCTTACTTTTGGTTTGTAGAATAAGATTAAAATatacatagttgacattttagtgatatcctgtcattttttattaataagtgattgtttccattataaataatgatggaatttgtaaagacttgatcataataaacataaaaaccattagttttttttctatttttaataaaaatgtatgcaagatatatcccatggacttcaaaggtccctcaattatatattgacccatctgGTACCATACAGCTGCATTATATTCTGCCAAAATGATGCTTTGCAATCACTGAAGCGCATGTAGGAGACGAAAAGGGGTTGATTTTCTCATAATGCCTGATTGATTAAGAGCTGTTTGATCAGAGATATGTCGGTGTCTTTAAAGGTTTCCATACGTTGCCCTGTAACACATTATATAAACCACTAGAATAGTACGTGCCAGTTTTGCAGCTGATGAATGCTGCTCTTTGGTATTCAGCCTCCTATTATCTTCTTTCACAGTGTTGCAGCTGTGATGAGTCAGTCTTTCctctttaaagtcatttttcatgAGGTGTGTTTCTTGTCATCTGAAGGGCAGATGAGAGGCGGTCATACCTCAGCTTCACCCTTTGTCAAGTCCTCGTGTCTCATTGCTGAGGTAATGTCAGTTCTCTGCTCTCTTTGATTTTACGTCATGGATTCTGCAGAACAAATCTGTCGTCTGAGTTCACGATGAAGGAGACCAATTAAAATAGGGCAATTATTATATATTAGCCGGCTGTATTGTTTCAGCTGCACCAAAGCAGCAGGGAATCGCATTTAGTGTCAACCCAGAGAAAAAGATATTATtctgaaataacagaaatataaatcccatttttaactgaaaaagCAGCAATGCCCCCCTCTGCTGATTGTTAGGAGGTGTTCCATGTTTAGTCTTGTAATTTTCCAGTTGAATCAGTTTAACTCCAGGTTCCTTTACTTTTTAATCATGGTTAATGGTAAAAATGTGTATCTACGagtacaacagacacacaattaaaaacataaaatggtaTTAACAAATGACACGTGCCAATTCTTTCCTTTAGTCAGTGATAagcatatttctgttttatcatttgttcCAAAAGGTAAGGAAGcccaaagaaaaaagaaaaaaaaactttaacattAGCTCTCTTACATTTCTAGCAAGTCATGACAGTGAGACGGTAAATACTAGCAGGACCctgaaaataacagtgaaacttctgatgaaCATAAGAACataagaagttttactgatatatatgtaatcacaagatatttttaggattttttggaaaatttttctcatttttttgaaaatatttacaagaatattcttgtcaaattagttttttttttttttttttaaataaaaatttttaagggaaacttctaaggaattactggaattttctgaagtttttgcaaaattttcagaaatttgattCAGATTCAGGAAACTTTATTTAATTAACaaggcacgtagagcaggcagtgcaacaatgacgtaatatttaagaaataggGTAAATATATGCACAAATCTATAGCAAGTAATGTAGgaataacaataaaaagagaaataagacaaaaacacagcttgGTAACATATTAGTGCAAATATGTCATACACAGTGCAAATACGAATGAaaagtaggattttttttgctgaatttttgtattttttcagacaaggaagcaatactTTTttgtgcccgtaaatgaagacaataggagggttaaagctgattctgattctgctTTGCGGGTTGTGATGTGTCCTTACGGTACGCTGCGTGTTTTTGTCGTCGCACTATCGGGTGTGTTATGGTAACAGGCGACGTCACTACGGAGCGAGTCACgcccattgaaaaaaaaaaagccccgaGCCGTGAAAGAGAAGGTATTTATTTACTGTGGTTCGCTGCTGGAGGCTGGAGCTCATCCCTGACACCGCAGCAGCCCGGGAAGACACACTTAAACACTTCACCAGACTCCTCTCAGAGTGTTTTCTTCCTCTCGTTGGACGTTTCTTCAGTTTGAGCGCTGAAATTTGGAGGAAACAAGGTGAGAGATgctcaaacatacaaacaacaaAGTGTTTACTCCGCTAACGTCGCGTGGGTTAATATCAACAGCTAGCTAAAAGTTCTCTTGTTTCTTAAAGTAGCTGTCAAGTTTTACTTTAAGTTGTATTAACAGTGCGAAAAATTCACTTTATTTGACGTTATTAAATATGTATAATGGTGAAAGTGGGGCTGCTGTGCTGTCCAGGTTGCTTTCTAACTTCTTTAGTTTaagtttcacagtttttgcttTCCATTACGGATTATGTTTTCCTGGCGCTCGTTTCCTCAGAAGGTGGAGGCACAAAAAAAGCAGTGTGAGCCAgtcctatgtgtgtgtgtgttggagctTTTGTTCAGAAGCTTGAAAAAGGGCTTCCTCTCAACACCACCCCCCAGTCTGAGCTAATGAAGTGCTGGAAGATGAGCTTCTGTGGGAGTTTAAGAGCTGCAGGATGTTGCCAGTATTTATCTGAGGCTCATTATTGgaaagctgtgtttgtgtgccacACAAGAGAGCAAAGGGTGGAGGGAAAAGCTGTGTTTTGAGGCCTTGTTGTTGGTAGAAACAAGAGAATCATCAGGTGGTGTTGTGGGCAGAAGATGAGTTCAAGTCGGGCTGAAAAAGTCCCACATTTGTAATGAGTGGAAGTGACACGGTTTCAATCAGGATGTGGCTGATTCTTCCTCAGATCTGCACACGCATTAACATTTCTGACTTTAACAGGCTCACTGAGGGCACCAACACTTGCATGTAACGTGtaatactgcatgttttagctTGTTCAGGATTGAAAACACTTTATGCCTCTTTGAATGAGAAAGTCTTGTACTCGCACTGTGTGAAATTCTGAGATTTCACtgcatattttcatttcaagaATGCGTTTTTCCCCCTAGCAGACCAAAATGTCCTTGGTCAATTGTATAGATCACTGTTATTCATCGTGTCGGCATGAAAAGCTTCTCAAATGTAGAAATCATGACATTGCTTCGAGTTTTATAGCAGAAAATCTTATTAcccatttaaaataacagcattgGAACCATTGGGTAGCAGTCACCTTGACGTGAAGATTTACCACAATGCAGCCGAGTCCATGACTGTACATACATATTATACGCTAACATTTATGGGATTTAAGcagttaataaataaaagatatttTTCTGTTACACAGGAAGTTATGTAATGCTTTCCTCATCAGATGTAAATTAAACTGAGGTTTTCGAACGTCACCAGACCTGAATGATTTtgggaaaatatctaattgcaatttttctgacaaatattaAGATTTGCCATCAAGTTTTAGTTCACtgtgcattttaaaacacatgctGGAGCATcaccaattcaattcaattttatttatatagcagaaATTACAGTtcaagggctcagtgcatcaaagAGCAGCCTAGGTCTATAGCAGCGTAACTAAGGGCGTAACTAAAGGACGTCAAAGAAGAAATCAGTTGTGCCCCGTACATGCGGACTCCAAATGTTCCCCTCAGGGTCACCCGAGTCAGCCCTACAAGCTTTGTCCACCACCGTGAGACACTATCAAAAGCATAACTGTCACAGAAGAAGGTTTACATGAATTTGCAAAAGTGTTAACACAACAGATTATACTCCGGATCAGACATGTTGCATCATTTTGATTTGAGTTGAATAACTGTTCACACCTAGACATCACTGTCAATTCACAAAGAGGCAGCAGCATGTTTCCCCTTTTCTGAGGTTCTCCTGAAGTTTTCACACCATCGGCATTTGGCTACACTGAACACGTAACATCTATGCAACCCATTCGCAGAGCAGACATGATGCAGAATGTATCTTTTTCATCACTACACCTGCAGGGCATGTACGCTGTTGTTGTGTGAGTCACAGGCAAATTAGGCAGGTGCCGATCTGCTGTTTTGGCTTTGCTGTTTCTTCAGGTTATGGAACCAGCACAGCGCTATAAAAGTTTTTGCAAAGTTTGTGTAATATGTGTAAGGTAGCTTCTACAGAGGACAGTCGACTAAGTAAGGGATGAAGTTTCTAAGCAACTGTCAGCTGGGGCcaaaaagaggaacaaaacCCCAAAGCGGTATCCATGTTTGGTATAAAGCAGTCATTTCCATGATACTGGTAGTATAGTAGTATAGTTCTTCACTTACATCGGAGTTCCGTTTCTTCGGATCGATGTAAGTTGATTTTCGCCGTAACAAAAATGTAagcaaagccgttacgtgcatctcTATTGCTCAGTTTTTctgaaaagtcatgaataccaacgactttcatgcatgtatgaatcattttactagaagataacagaatattgtaacggactgatattgttgttgatgttggggtttcaatgtttattgttcagttccagatttacctgatgtcagtgaacatgccatgtttagttagctcacctctgattggctgagagtcagcagtagagagagctgctTTTCATTAAACAGTAATGTGAGTTAATGTATCGGCTGTCGGGCAGCTCGTGTAATACAATGTCACTGCTTTACATGACCCTGCAGAAAATCAAGGCCAAATCATAAATGACTTTCTGAATGTCAAATGTGCTGCTCACTGAGCCGTTGTGCCACTGTAAAAGCCCAGCAGGTTGTTTTTTATGGCTGGGCCTTTAACAGCTATAAAACCAGGAGATGGTGCTTGTTGTGAAGGCCTTAGATGTTGTTGTGCAATATGATCTGCTGTAATAGTCCCTTGTGAGCCTGGCTGTCGACAATAAAGCACTGACAatgagagggagagggggagagaaggGGAGGCAGTGGTGTGAGGAAGTGGGAAGACagcggagagagagagactattTGGATGAAGATATGTGGACTCCTCAACAAATGGTTGCAATAACTGCCTGCACTATTCTGGTTTCAgaccttatttttttaacatttctgactgTGGCTGTCCAGATGTGCTTACATTTTGCCACAGTGGCATTAGCGATGATGTTGGGTCATAAAGTCTGGCTTGCAGTCTCCCTCCCAATAAATTCCAAAGGTGCTGAACGGACTTGAGGTCAGGGTCCAGTACGAGCCAGTCAAGTTGTTCCACACCTTACTGGGAAGAGCATTTATTTATGGAGCTGGGTTTGTGCACAGTAGCGTTTTCCATTTTCCCTTGAAACAGgaaaggacaaaacacaaactgctggATGAACACAATTGTCTAAAacataattactctgccaaggaggcggagccttggcagagttatgtgacgatctaaattggtttgtctgtctgtgtgaaacattactcaaaaactgactaacggatttggatgaaattttcagggaaggtcagaaatgaaacgaggaccaagtgattagattttggcagtgatgcggcttatagtctggatccagaaatttgttaaagatttctgtatcattgtgagatagcggcaaggcgtcattgtaactatgacaacaagtgaacactacatcagctgcctgctgacgatcacatggtttcgatccaactacaaatccactgctacGGACTTGTCGGGACTAATCCTTTGGAAATCAGAGaaggagcaattgattaaattgtgggggtgtttccgagtttccacaaattttttcaagatttcagccgttgggaatgatatgactgagcagcctttgaggagtactgtgctctctgagtgcttttcttgttgtggtCTTAGGATTTCTCTGAGGCAAACAATGGTGGGATTTAGAATTGCTCACAGGCAGATTTTGTTAACCTTGGATAAAGCCAGGTATTTCCACTAGCGTACAGTGTTGATGCTGGGCTAAACTAATGGTTGTAGTTTTGCATTTACCACAGTGACATCAGCATAGTGTCATCTTCTTACCAAACTCTCAGTAAGACAATCTATTCTCAACTTACCATAATACTCTATTTACATCAGCataacacaaagaaagcaacaaattcTGACATTGGACAAACTGTACTGAGGTCATGTCCAATATCTTGAAACAAATTTCTCGTTTATCCATTAAATGATTAGCTGCTTTAAAAGCAACAACTGACTGAAGCATGTGACTGTTTGATCACTaagcttgtttattttgtgtgtgtgcagaaggCAGAACCAGTCGGCAGTAAAAGTGATAAGAGGTTTGAAGAGAAAATATGGAGGTGAAGCCGGAAGATAAAATAGGATAAAAAGAAGCCAGTTGTACTGTTGTAGCCCGTCCGTGTTTATTCATCTCTGTAAACTGTGTGCACAGGACAAATGCATGTGAGTTTATTGCGTGCTGATATAGGCGAATTCCATCCACATTTATGAAACACGACTTGAATGACTCCTGGAGGCATATCAGTGCTTATCAGTACATCACTCCAGGTTACACCTCAGGAAGTATATGGGAAGGGACATTAAACGTACCACTTTGTTGAACTGCTAATCCTTAAAATTTGCATGCAGATAAATGCTCATTTTGAATAAACTTCAGCTGCAACTGTGTGCGTTTGAGGTCCTCACTAACACGGTTGGCTTCTTTTGCTGTGATTCTCTTGGGGGTAGCATGAGCAAAGTTAGACAAGATGGCTCAATCCTTGCCTCTGCGTGCCAGCAGCATGGTTTTGTTGAGAAATgaagttacaaaacaaaaaaatcccgtTAGCATGAAGCTGGTCAGTAATCAGATTTCTGCTTACAGTGTCAACCAAACGAGTAATGTGATGCTGCACCCTGAggagttgttttctgtttgtcccAGCAATTGGAGTGACTATGCAACAGGCTCTGTGGTAAGAGAGCACTATTTTAGCTTCAGTTGAACTTTGCATGTAGTTATTTTTGACTTTTGGATTCACCGCTTTATATGTTGATCATTCCTTTGCATTTGTGCTCTTATAAAACCTCATTAGAGATCTGCGTCCAACATGTGTCTGGTTGGGTTTCTATTAGTTCTTATAGCAATTAACTGATTGTATTAATTCAGTTaagttgaattttatttacatagtgccaattacaattcaaattgtctcaataCTTTACAGAGCctatatgcctgaacccccagcgcaaaccctaaggcgacagtggcaagaaataATACTGCTGGGTACTTAAAAAAGCTAGTATTAAATAAGTTACTTGAAGTGTACTACTGACAGAAAGTCAAATGGCATCAATGGAACCTTCACAGTACTGTTTAAAGTGTGTTAAAATTGTACTTAGAACAACTTATGTTGATGTCTCTTTCCCAAGAGAAAGTGGAGTAGAGTTTATTTGTAGTTCAATATTTTCAGGGCACAGAAATCCATTTTGTACCCTCTAAGTTAAGACCGTTTcaaatcaaaaaatgtcagtaaatgttaTGATTAATTGTTTTGGTCAAGAAAACCAAactaaaacatttgcaaaattcAGCTTCAACCATGTgatgatttgcttaatttttcagttttgtattattctaaATGGAATATCTCTAGTTGGACAAACATTTACAGACATTATCTTCAGCTCTGGGAAATGTAGACTTCTAAAGGCCTCTACACGCTGTGCGATTTTAACAATCTTATAAGTTCACAGCTTGCTACGCTGTAAGACGTcaatctaataatctttggaCACAacgtgaagtttgctctgtgcagattttacgatgaaaacgcagctgaatctcagcctacGATGTACGTGAGTCGGCGTGAATGCGTAAGAATAAAATTTCACAAGTGTGCCCCGCAACAATATGGACGCAAGCCATGGCCGTTCATGCTTCGTCCTTTTTTGTCCGGCTGTGGTCCGAGCTGGAGGACTCGTTaaaaaggcttctgctgccacagcTCTATTAGGCTatattctttgtttaaatcccacatatttgttttgatgcatttttttgccGCAAATCTTCTATTTGGGTTTAGCTCCAGTGTCGCGCTGATCAGTAagtcatttcatcctgcatttctattggttagttagttgttgtaggttgcagcagcagtagcattATGAGACGatcaccccaaatttctgacactgtcagaattttatTGCAGCTTGTCATTGGTCGCAAGACCATGACAACGActgtccttgaacctgtctcagtgcgacgtaggaccaccgatttagagccaagaccaaagatatcaCCACGATTCTCTAAAGATTGTTGTCTTTAGTCTGGGACGGCTGAAAATCGCACAGTATGTAGTGGCCTTAACATATCATAAAaagatttagttttatttacatatgACCCAAAGTGTTACTAGATCCTATGCAGGGATTTAACCAAATACTGACGACTTCACAATTCCTGAGTTGCTGAAACTCTTTCAGAAttgtatataaatacatatacattGCAGAAtaagatttattcatttacGCAAGTGAACTCTATTTTGTATGAGCTTATTTTCGACTACaagctcctgccacatttatttAAGGGAAACGTCTCATTTTGCACTTGTAGCCTCGAGGTTTTTTAACTGTACAGGTGTTGTGTAACACGGTGTGAAAGAGGATCTGCTCTGTAAACATCTATGCGTAGTAAAGTACGTTTGAGCTGAGAGATAGTTCTCTATGTACAAGACGAGACAGGACACACAAgatcatgttgcattttttgtatgAGGGTTGTGTGGGGATTGCTTGATTTGTTTGCTGTCTGCCTCAGGTGGAGTATAAAACATGCCGCCTGCTCAGAAGTTCCTTGATGATGTCTTCTTCACCATTTAGAAAACAGTTATTCATTTATAAAGTTTCTGCTCTGCTTTATGGTACAGTTGAATGTGGGATACTTTAA
This portion of the Amphiprion ocellaris isolate individual 3 ecotype Okinawa chromosome 19, ASM2253959v1, whole genome shotgun sequence genome encodes:
- the nat15 gene encoding N-alpha-acetyltransferase 60, with the protein product MSDVVPPTALSEVQLRFLCHDDIENVKLLCGDWFPIEYPDSWYQDITSNKKFFSLAATFRGGIVGMIVAEIKGRTKVHKEDGDILASSFPVDTQVAYILSLGVVKEFRKHGIGSLLLDSLKEHISTTAQDHCKAIYLHVLTTNNTAIHFYENRDFRQHHYLPYYYSIRGVLKDGFTYVLYINGGHPPWTIFDYIQHIGSALASLSPCSIPQRLYRQAQSLLRSLLPWSNIASKTGIQYSRTM